From Paenibacillus polymyxa, the proteins below share one genomic window:
- the sdhA gene encoding succinate dehydrogenase flavoprotein subunit: MAASNIIVVGGGLAGLMATIKAAEAGVHVHLFSLVPVKRSHSVCAQGGINGAVNTKGEGDSPWIHFDDSVYGGDFLANQPPVKAMCEAAPGIIHLMDRMGVMFNRTPEGLLDFRRFGGTQHHRTAFAGATTGQQLLYALDEQVRRWESAGLVTKYENWEFLQAVLDDEGICRGICGQDLRTMEVKTFAADAVILASGGPGIIFGKTTNSVINTGTAAGAVYQQGVRYANGEFIQIHPTAIPGDDKLRLMSESARGEGGRIWTYKDGKPWYFLEEKYPAYGNLVPRDIATREIFSVCVDDGLGINGENMVYLDLSHKDPKELDVKLGGIIEIYEKFVGDDPRKIPMKIFPAVHYSMGGMWVDYNQMTNIPGLFAAGECEFQYHGANRLGANSLLSAIYGGMVAGPKAVEYIKGLKKSAQDVASSVFDAAVHQQTEKYERILHMDGKENAYVLHKELGEWMTNNMTVVRYNDKLEATIHKIKELKERYSNININDASRWNNAGAAFTRQLWNMMELAEAMTKGALLRNESRGAHYKPDFPDRNDEDYLKTTIADWTPEGPQISYEEVDVSLIKPRVRDYSKSK; this comes from the coding sequence ATGGCAGCATCCAACATTATTGTCGTGGGCGGCGGTCTGGCAGGTCTAATGGCTACGATCAAGGCGGCAGAAGCGGGAGTCCACGTTCATCTATTTTCTTTGGTTCCGGTCAAAAGATCCCACTCCGTTTGTGCGCAGGGCGGCATTAACGGTGCGGTAAATACCAAAGGTGAGGGAGACTCACCCTGGATTCACTTTGATGATTCAGTCTATGGCGGTGACTTTCTGGCCAACCAGCCGCCGGTAAAAGCGATGTGCGAAGCGGCTCCGGGAATTATCCATCTCATGGACCGCATGGGTGTTATGTTCAATCGGACACCAGAAGGACTGCTAGATTTCCGCCGCTTTGGCGGTACCCAGCATCATCGGACAGCCTTCGCTGGCGCGACGACAGGACAGCAGCTCCTGTACGCTCTCGATGAGCAGGTACGGCGCTGGGAATCTGCTGGTTTGGTGACCAAGTATGAGAACTGGGAGTTTTTACAGGCTGTACTGGATGATGAAGGCATCTGCCGAGGGATTTGCGGGCAAGATTTGCGTACGATGGAAGTGAAGACTTTTGCAGCGGACGCCGTTATTTTGGCATCCGGTGGTCCCGGAATTATTTTCGGCAAAACCACAAATTCCGTTATTAATACCGGTACAGCTGCCGGTGCAGTGTATCAGCAAGGCGTTCGCTATGCGAACGGTGAGTTTATACAGATTCATCCAACGGCTATACCCGGTGACGACAAGCTGCGTCTCATGTCCGAGTCGGCACGGGGGGAAGGCGGTCGCATTTGGACGTATAAAGACGGGAAGCCATGGTATTTCCTTGAAGAAAAGTATCCGGCTTATGGAAATCTGGTCCCTCGCGACATTGCGACACGTGAAATATTCAGCGTATGTGTTGATGATGGACTGGGTATTAATGGCGAGAACATGGTCTATCTGGATTTGTCCCACAAGGACCCGAAAGAGCTGGATGTAAAGCTGGGCGGCATTATTGAAATTTATGAAAAATTCGTCGGCGACGATCCGCGTAAAATCCCAATGAAAATATTCCCGGCTGTTCATTATTCAATGGGCGGCATGTGGGTCGATTATAATCAGATGACAAATATACCGGGTCTGTTCGCAGCTGGTGAATGTGAGTTCCAGTATCACGGAGCGAACCGCTTGGGTGCAAACTCATTGCTGTCGGCCATTTACGGCGGGATGGTGGCTGGACCGAAGGCTGTGGAATATATTAAGGGCTTGAAAAAGTCTGCACAGGATGTAGCTTCTTCGGTATTTGATGCGGCAGTCCATCAGCAGACAGAGAAGTATGAACGTATTTTGCATATGGACGGTAAGGAAAATGCCTATGTTCTTCATAAAGAGCTAGGTGAGTGGATGACGAACAATATGACCGTGGTTCGTTATAATGACAAGCTGGAAGCTACGATTCACAAGATCAAGGAGCTGAAGGAGCGTTACTCGAACATTAACATTAATGACGCTTCGCGCTGGAATAATGCGGGTGCTGCGTTTACACGGCAGTTGTGGAACATGATGGAGCTGGCCGAAGCGATGACCAAAGGGGCGCTGCTGCGCAACGAAAGTCGCGGGGCCCATTACAAGCCGGACTTCCCGGACCGCAATGATGAAGATTATTTGAAAACGACGATTGCAGATTGGACACCGGAAGGACCACAAATTTCGTATGAAGAGGTCGACGTTTCACTGATCAAGCCGCGTGTTCGAGATTATTCCAAGAGCAAATAA
- the sdhB gene encoding succinate dehydrogenase iron-sulfur subunit — MSEQVVKSNKTVKFVVTRQDEPNASSYTEEFELAYRPGMNVISALMEIQRNPVDSQGKETAPVCWESNCLEEVCGACSMVINGKPRQACAALVDKLEQPITIAPMSTFPVVRDLVIDRSRMFNALKKVKAWIPIDGTYDLGPGPRMAEKKRQWAYELSKCMTCGVCLEACPNVNEKTTFIGPAAISQVRLFNSHPTGEMNQEERLDALMTDDGLEGCGNSQNCVRSCPKGIPLTTSIAEMNKQTTKHMFKRWLTV, encoded by the coding sequence ATGTCGGAGCAAGTAGTGAAGTCGAATAAAACAGTGAAGTTCGTGGTTACTCGTCAGGATGAGCCTAACGCTAGTTCCTATACGGAAGAATTCGAATTGGCATACAGACCGGGAATGAACGTGATCAGCGCGCTGATGGAAATTCAGCGTAACCCGGTAGACAGCCAAGGTAAAGAGACGGCTCCGGTGTGCTGGGAGTCGAACTGCCTGGAGGAAGTATGTGGAGCTTGCTCCATGGTGATTAACGGCAAACCGCGTCAGGCGTGTGCGGCGCTTGTCGATAAGCTGGAGCAGCCGATTACGATTGCGCCGATGAGTACATTTCCGGTCGTACGGGATTTGGTCATTGACCGCAGCCGGATGTTTAACGCGCTCAAGAAGGTCAAAGCGTGGATTCCGATTGACGGTACCTACGATCTGGGGCCGGGTCCTAGAATGGCAGAGAAAAAGCGTCAGTGGGCGTATGAGCTGTCCAAGTGCATGACCTGTGGTGTCTGTCTGGAAGCATGCCCGAACGTCAATGAGAAGACGACGTTCATCGGACCTGCGGCGATATCTCAGGTTCGCCTGTTTAATAGCCATCCGACAGGGGAAATGAATCAGGAGGAGCGCCTGGATGCATTGATGACGGACGACGGGCTGGAGGGCTGTGGTAATTCGCAAAACTGTGTACGCTCTTGCCCGAAAGGCATTCCATTGACAACTTCCATTGCCGAAATGAACAAGCAAACGACCAAGCATATGTTCAAGCGCTGGCTGACTGTGTAG
- a CDS encoding aminoglycoside N(3)-acetyltransferase, protein MTVQPITNRPVTRSDVMKGLKELGIRSGMTLLVHSSMRSFGRFVPGGASTILAALTEAIGREGTLVMPTQSHDLTDPSTWMNPPLDESWWELVREEMPAYDPPWTLTGGMGVIVETFRGLPGTVRSGHPHVSLAGRGPAALGLLEAHELDFGLGEHSPLAKLYEADAYVLLLGCGHDSNTSLHLAEYRTAYNGREVVTHQAPMMVDGTKAWVSFQDYNITSDDFEQLGLDFERECPTSFTRVNIGEASCFFARQRDLVDYAEQWLSTHR, encoded by the coding sequence GTGACTGTGCAACCGATAACGAATCGACCTGTCACGAGGTCGGATGTAATGAAAGGATTAAAGGAACTGGGAATTCGGAGCGGCATGACATTGCTTGTTCACTCGTCGATGCGCAGCTTTGGACGCTTTGTTCCAGGCGGGGCCTCCACCATTCTTGCCGCATTAACCGAAGCGATTGGCCGGGAAGGAACGCTGGTGATGCCAACACAGTCACACGACTTGACAGATCCGTCCACCTGGATGAACCCGCCTCTGGATGAGTCATGGTGGGAACTGGTCCGCGAGGAAATGCCCGCTTATGATCCGCCCTGGACGCTGACCGGAGGGATGGGCGTCATTGTAGAAACGTTCCGTGGCCTGCCGGGAACAGTGCGCAGCGGGCATCCGCACGTTTCTCTGGCGGGGCGTGGACCTGCTGCTTTAGGCTTGCTGGAAGCGCATGAGCTTGATTTTGGGCTGGGTGAGCATTCGCCCTTGGCAAAGCTGTATGAGGCAGATGCCTATGTACTGTTGCTGGGCTGCGGACATGACAGCAACACCTCCTTACATTTGGCAGAATATCGAACAGCCTATAATGGACGTGAAGTTGTCACGCATCAAGCCCCTATGATGGTGGATGGGACCAAAGCGTGGGTGTCTTTTCAGGATTATAATATTACCTCGGATGATTTTGAGCAGCTGGGACTTGATTTTGAGCGGGAATGTCCCACATCCTTTACGCGGGTGAACATTGGAGAGGCTTCATGTTTTTTCGCAAGGCAACGAGATTTGGTTGACTATGCAGAGCAGTGGTTATCCACTCATCGCTAG
- a CDS encoding metallophosphoesterase yields MKKTPQIRRESQDGLHQEAAIPPGSSRRSLSNEPANPSRRRFLKKAALATAGTALLAGGYASLWEPNHLEITRFNLSLPRLPSAFDGIRVVHFSDVHLGFHMDEQDLRELADQIAGLEPDLLCFTGDIVDDYSVSMKAAVPVMASMHATLGKFAILGNHDYRGLPAGVQELYPKTGFTLLRNEHTVIERAGQRVAIVGLEDNIMGKPNPQRAIHGLPDEMCKLLLMHEPDYADVAAQMSFDLQLSGHTHGGQVRLPVIGAPMPPPGGRKYIQGLFHVGTDRMPLYVSRGIGMTHLPIRVLCRPELSVITLKSGQ; encoded by the coding sequence ATGAAGAAGACGCCGCAAATCCGCCGCGAGAGTCAGGATGGCCTACATCAGGAGGCCGCTATCCCTCCCGGTTCTTCGCGGCGTTCCTTATCAAATGAGCCAGCTAATCCTTCTCGCCGCCGTTTTTTGAAAAAAGCGGCTTTAGCCACCGCAGGAACTGCACTTCTGGCTGGAGGATATGCTTCCTTATGGGAACCTAATCATTTGGAGATTACACGCTTCAACTTGTCTCTCCCTCGTCTTCCGTCTGCATTTGACGGAATTAGGGTGGTGCATTTCAGTGATGTACACTTGGGGTTTCATATGGATGAGCAGGATCTGCGTGAGCTGGCGGACCAGATAGCAGGTCTGGAGCCGGATTTGCTCTGTTTTACAGGAGATATTGTAGATGATTATTCCGTATCTATGAAGGCTGCTGTTCCAGTTATGGCTTCCATGCACGCTACCCTTGGCAAGTTTGCTATTCTGGGCAATCATGATTATAGAGGCTTGCCAGCCGGCGTTCAGGAGCTATATCCCAAAACTGGGTTTACGCTGCTGAGAAACGAGCATACGGTTATAGAGCGCGCGGGACAACGTGTGGCCATTGTCGGTTTAGAGGATAACATCATGGGCAAGCCCAATCCGCAGCGTGCTATCCACGGACTGCCTGATGAGATGTGCAAGCTGCTGCTGATGCATGAGCCGGACTATGCAGATGTGGCGGCACAAATGTCCTTTGATCTTCAATTGTCAGGACATACACATGGGGGACAGGTACGTTTGCCGGTCATTGGAGCACCGATGCCGCCCCCAGGTGGACGCAAGTACATTCAGGGATTGTTTCATGTGGGGACGGATAGAATGCCACTGTATGTCAGCCGCGGCATTGGGATGACACATTTGCCGATACGGGTGCTGTGCAGACCGGAGCTTAGTGTGATTACGTTAAAATCTGGCCAATAG
- a CDS encoding metallophosphoesterase family protein encodes MDRVAVISDIHGNWPACEAVLEDIASRGISRVFCLGDLIGKGPSPCEVLDAIRQHCEVVVRGNWDELVSITDDLHFSWQAERLGAERVQYLAQLPFHYDFRMSGRRIRLVHASPQSVYHRVQPWDEPAKRLAMFDPLAEESGKVPFAPEVVGYGDVHNAFIQHFQGKTLFNVGSVGNPLDITQASYCILEGQWGEEQLTPFSIQFVRVPYDIELAVKQAEEADVPSLAYYIRELRTGIYRGIQDLD; translated from the coding sequence ATGGATCGTGTTGCTGTCATTTCAGATATTCATGGCAATTGGCCTGCTTGTGAGGCGGTGCTGGAGGATATTGCTTCCCGAGGCATTAGCCGTGTGTTTTGTTTGGGGGATCTGATCGGCAAAGGGCCTAGCCCGTGCGAGGTGCTGGATGCTATCCGCCAACATTGTGAAGTCGTCGTTAGAGGCAATTGGGATGAGTTGGTTAGCATAACCGATGATCTCCATTTTAGCTGGCAAGCCGAACGTTTGGGTGCAGAGCGAGTACAGTATTTGGCACAGTTACCGTTTCATTATGATTTCAGAATGAGCGGACGTCGTATCCGCTTGGTGCATGCCTCGCCGCAAAGTGTGTATCACCGTGTGCAGCCATGGGATGAGCCGGCCAAAAGGCTTGCCATGTTTGATCCACTAGCAGAGGAAAGTGGAAAAGTACCTTTTGCTCCAGAGGTCGTGGGATATGGTGATGTGCATAATGCTTTTATTCAGCATTTTCAGGGGAAAACACTTTTTAACGTTGGGAGTGTCGGGAATCCGTTGGATATCACCCAGGCTTCCTACTGCATTTTAGAGGGGCAATGGGGAGAGGAGCAGCTCACGCCTTTTTCCATTCAGTTTGTACGTGTACCCTATGATATAGAATTGGCAGTAAAACAAGCAGAGGAGGCAGATGTTCCTTCCTTGGCATATTATATTCGAGAACTGCGTACCGGTATTTACCGCGGAATTCAGGACCTGGATTAA
- a CDS encoding GNAT family N-acetyltransferase, with protein MLTREMLRLGLPELYTRRVRLRQLRAEDYPALERILSDPLVIQYVNRIRKPVYARMRRLVAQIKISADSLDSLHFAVEWHRRNTGESNLHDEFNKRTSSPLLGIVSFQQWNERTGEAQLGYILDRPFWGQGLATEVVGEMLNFGFESLKLKRIESRCQENNHASMRVLMKNKMRLLRTIGAYDPLGEVPSVLVFSMTQGDYA; from the coding sequence GTGCTGACCAGAGAAATGCTTCGTCTCGGATTGCCGGAGCTTTACACTCGCCGAGTCCGATTGCGCCAGCTAAGAGCGGAGGATTATCCTGCGCTGGAGCGGATCTTATCCGATCCATTGGTAATCCAATATGTGAATCGAATTCGCAAGCCAGTCTATGCCAGAATGAGGCGCCTGGTTGCGCAAATTAAAATATCTGCTGACTCCCTGGATTCTCTGCATTTCGCAGTGGAATGGCATCGGAGAAATACAGGAGAAAGCAATCTGCATGATGAATTCAACAAACGGACCTCCTCACCGTTGCTCGGTATCGTTTCTTTTCAGCAATGGAATGAAAGGACGGGTGAGGCACAACTGGGCTATATTCTGGATCGGCCTTTTTGGGGACAGGGATTGGCTACAGAAGTCGTGGGAGAAATGCTGAACTTTGGTTTCGAGTCTCTGAAGCTGAAGCGGATCGAAAGTCGTTGCCAAGAGAATAACCACGCTTCGATGCGTGTGCTTATGAAAAATAAGATGCGCCTGCTGCGGACCATTGGTGCCTATGATCCCTTAGGAGAGGTGCCGAGTGTATTGGTATTTTCGATGACCCAAGGGGATTATGCCTAG
- a CDS encoding NAD-dependent epimerase/dehydratase family protein produces MKKVLVLGGTRFFGKRLVERLLDSSENSITILTRGHTNDSFGDRVQRICADRTDPQALAEAVGEQVWDVVYDNICYSPDEASEACRIFDAKAKRYIMTSSLSVYDPSPEAVTENIFDPQAYPVRQGGKDDFTYQEAKRQAEAVFTQQATFPVVAVRFPIVLGTDDYTKRLHFHIEHVRAGQEIGVPNPAAHISFIRSDEAADFLLWLGSAHLTGPVNACSDGTVRIGDIISIIEQVTGKQAVIQEKTADEHMSPFGITQSWYMDTSNAQSEGYSFLSLNEWLPELVISLNRTYES; encoded by the coding sequence ATGAAAAAGGTACTTGTTTTGGGAGGAACGCGCTTTTTCGGCAAGAGACTGGTGGAACGTCTGCTGGACAGTTCCGAGAACTCCATTACTATTCTCACGCGGGGCCACACAAACGATTCGTTTGGTGACCGTGTTCAACGGATCTGTGCAGACCGTACGGACCCGCAAGCGCTCGCAGAGGCGGTAGGTGAGCAAGTGTGGGACGTTGTTTATGATAATATTTGCTATTCCCCAGATGAAGCCAGCGAAGCCTGTCGTATTTTTGATGCTAAAGCCAAAAGGTATATTATGACCTCAAGCCTATCTGTCTATGATCCAAGCCCGGAAGCGGTGACAGAGAATATCTTCGATCCTCAGGCTTATCCAGTTCGCCAGGGCGGAAAGGACGATTTTACATATCAAGAGGCTAAACGGCAGGCTGAAGCAGTTTTTACGCAGCAAGCTACGTTCCCTGTAGTGGCTGTTCGTTTTCCGATTGTATTGGGAACAGATGATTATACGAAAAGACTTCATTTTCATATTGAACATGTTCGTGCAGGCCAAGAAATTGGAGTACCTAATCCCGCAGCCCATATCTCATTTATTCGTTCCGATGAAGCTGCAGATTTTCTGCTTTGGCTTGGGTCTGCTCATTTAACAGGCCCTGTAAATGCTTGTTCCGACGGTACAGTAAGGATTGGAGATATCATTTCCATTATCGAGCAGGTCACGGGAAAACAAGCTGTGATCCAAGAAAAAACAGCAGACGAGCATATGTCTCCATTCGGTATTACACAGTCGTGGTACATGGATACATCCAATGCCCAGTCAGAGGGATACTCATTCCTCTCCCTAAACGAATGGTTACCAGAGCTGGTAATCAGCCTGAACCGTACCTATGAATCATAA
- a CDS encoding alpha/beta fold hydrolase yields MIFQQKYTCYFPDHRGHGRTKCDSLEWSTPQLAEDVLDFMQALHISKAHLIGYSCGGNVALYCAVKHPQMFATVTTIGCSGVACPEGADEFEPEWLIQNECYEMIHQMMERHEEAHQGNWQEFMRQSAQDWRQYPQLTRNELSRITCPALFIAGEHDDFATEEQLQELCSCVQDSRYLVALGCSHRPHMLREQPILINDSILQFLNNHAIG; encoded by the coding sequence TTGATTTTTCAGCAAAAGTATACATGTTATTTTCCAGACCATCGGGGACATGGCAGAACGAAATGTGATAGCCTGGAATGGAGTACCCCTCAACTCGCAGAAGATGTGCTTGATTTTATGCAGGCGTTACATATTTCTAAAGCTCATCTTATTGGGTACAGCTGCGGAGGCAATGTGGCTTTATACTGTGCGGTGAAGCACCCTCAAATGTTCGCAACCGTTACCACCATTGGGTGTAGTGGAGTCGCATGTCCTGAGGGGGCAGATGAGTTTGAGCCGGAGTGGCTCATCCAAAACGAATGTTATGAAATGATTCATCAAATGATGGAACGCCATGAGGAAGCGCATCAAGGTAATTGGCAGGAATTTATGCGTCAAAGCGCTCAGGATTGGCGCCAATATCCGCAATTGACACGGAATGAGTTAAGCCGCATTACGTGCCCTGCATTATTTATCGCCGGTGAACATGACGACTTTGCCACAGAAGAGCAGCTTCAGGAATTATGCTCATGCGTCCAAGATTCACGTTATCTAGTTGCTCTGGGTTGTAGTCATCGACCGCATATGCTTAGAGAGCAGCCCATCTTAATCAATGATTCTATTCTTCAATTTTTGAATAATCACGCTATTGGTTGA
- a CDS encoding GTP pyrophosphokinase, whose product MQLEDPMDKLKKLKHDITRFMLIYKFALDEMETKIEILKQEFQALHDYSPIEHTKSRLKSPESIMNKMLRKNSELSLDAIKDSIKDIAGLRITCSFISDIYDVSNMLQRQSDLKVLEIKDYIKNPKPNGYQSLHLLIQVPVFMSDCEELVCVEVQIRTIAMDFWASLEHKIFYKYNQSVPESLTRELKNAADSANALDLQMERLHREIKEIKDARGEEDSMEELRKIMINNQQITVPANFLKLLGE is encoded by the coding sequence ATGCAATTGGAAGATCCTATGGACAAGCTCAAAAAGCTAAAGCATGACATCACGCGCTTTATGCTCATCTATAAGTTTGCGCTCGACGAAATGGAAACCAAGATTGAAATATTAAAACAGGAATTTCAAGCGTTGCACGATTACAGCCCTATTGAGCATACCAAATCACGCCTTAAGTCTCCTGAGAGCATCATGAACAAAATGCTTCGTAAAAATAGCGAGTTATCGCTGGATGCTATCAAAGATTCTATCAAGGATATCGCGGGCTTGCGTATTACTTGCTCTTTTATTTCTGACATTTATGATGTCAGTAACATGCTTCAGAGACAGAGTGACCTCAAGGTGCTGGAAATCAAGGATTACATCAAGAATCCCAAGCCGAACGGTTATCAAAGCCTGCATTTGCTGATTCAAGTTCCTGTATTCATGTCGGACTGTGAGGAACTAGTCTGCGTAGAGGTGCAGATTCGAACCATTGCGATGGATTTTTGGGCAAGCCTGGAGCATAAAATCTTTTATAAATACAACCAGTCTGTTCCCGAGAGTCTGACACGTGAATTAAAGAACGCAGCGGATTCCGCTAATGCGCTGGATCTGCAAATGGAACGTCTGCATCGTGAAATCAAGGAGATTAAAGATGCCAGAGGTGAAGAAGACTCTATGGAAGAGCTTCGAAAGATTATGATTAATAATCAGCAGATTACGGTGCCAGCCAATTTTTTGAAGCTTCTAGGGGAATAA
- a CDS encoding histidinol-phosphatase: MKFDLHTHHFRCGHADGNIRDYIEAGIQSGLQAIGISDHSPFLCSEKDQAFPKIYMAKSELAEYVKEVQELKKEYEGRIDVLLGLETDYFPDFAELYRSTLAPYPFDYLIGSIHNVEGDSIFNRNRWKKLSDARKVEVKQAYYALIQQSARSGMFQILGHIDAMKGNFPAFSDIPADEAIDETLQVIAASNVAIEINTSGKTKLSGGWYPSASILERAHHFGVEVTFGSDAHKPSRVGDDWEDVKAMLKDIGFREWVYFKEKRKIPVAL, encoded by the coding sequence ATGAAATTTGATCTGCACACCCACCATTTCCGCTGCGGTCATGCAGACGGCAACATTCGGGATTACATCGAAGCAGGTATTCAATCAGGCTTACAAGCTATTGGTATTTCCGACCATTCCCCCTTCCTATGCAGCGAAAAGGATCAGGCTTTTCCTAAAATTTATATGGCCAAGTCAGAGCTTGCTGAATATGTAAAAGAGGTACAGGAGCTTAAGAAGGAATACGAGGGCCGTATTGACGTGCTTCTTGGATTGGAAACGGATTATTTCCCTGATTTTGCTGAATTGTATCGTTCTACTTTGGCTCCTTATCCATTTGATTACCTTATCGGGTCGATTCACAATGTTGAAGGGGACAGCATTTTTAACCGCAACCGTTGGAAAAAACTAAGTGACGCTCGTAAAGTCGAGGTCAAACAAGCCTACTATGCGCTCATTCAGCAATCTGCGCGAAGCGGCATGTTTCAGATTTTAGGTCATATTGACGCCATGAAGGGGAATTTCCCTGCCTTTTCAGACATTCCTGCCGATGAAGCCATTGACGAAACCTTGCAAGTGATTGCAGCATCCAATGTGGCGATTGAAATTAACACTTCAGGTAAAACCAAGCTGAGTGGCGGATGGTACCCGTCTGCTTCTATTTTAGAAAGAGCGCACCATTTTGGTGTGGAGGTTACTTTTGGTTCGGATGCCCATAAGCCTTCGCGGGTAGGCGACGATTGGGAAGACGTAAAAGCGATGCTGAAGGATATCGGCTTCCGGGAATGGGTTTATTTTAAAGAAAAACGTAAAATTCCTGTGGCGCTTTAA
- a CDS encoding LysR family transcriptional regulator, which produces MNISQLETLIMISKTMSFRKAGELLNLTQPAVSAQIKSLEDEFKTILIDRNQPVTLTDRGVVFLEHAERILEVVEELRQRLYDLNETPQGHIALGTTTSIAIQILPRVLSYFQDQFPLIKTSIQSMASSMIYQQVENGLIDVGIGYLIERNPNLSTSVLYYDSFELVVSPTHPLASQPHATIEALREIPLILLSPDTVGRKFVDDVFKKHQIVPHVVIELSSSEEVKRMVEINLGAAIISRLSVTSELRTGTLKMIHIPELEVSHPVGVIYKSGRYLNSAMQQFLSDLKGMPETNFTSSE; this is translated from the coding sequence ATGAACATCAGTCAACTTGAAACGCTTATCATGATTTCCAAAACGATGAGCTTCCGTAAAGCCGGAGAACTTCTCAATTTGACGCAGCCGGCAGTGTCCGCCCAAATCAAAAGTCTGGAGGATGAGTTCAAAACCATTCTGATTGACCGCAACCAGCCCGTCACCCTGACCGACCGGGGAGTTGTTTTTTTGGAACACGCCGAGCGCATATTAGAGGTAGTTGAGGAATTAAGACAGAGATTGTACGACTTAAACGAAACACCGCAGGGTCACATTGCACTGGGTACCACAACATCCATCGCCATTCAAATTTTACCGCGTGTGCTCTCCTATTTTCAGGATCAGTTCCCTCTCATCAAAACCTCCATTCAATCGATGGCTTCCTCGATGATCTATCAGCAGGTGGAGAACGGACTTATTGATGTTGGTATCGGTTATCTGATCGAACGTAATCCCAATCTAAGCACTTCAGTTCTGTACTATGATTCCTTTGAACTTGTCGTGTCTCCTACTCATCCGCTGGCCTCGCAACCACATGCTACCATTGAAGCCCTTCGGGAAATTCCGCTCATTCTGCTCTCTCCCGATACGGTTGGACGGAAATTCGTGGACGATGTTTTTAAAAAGCACCAAATCGTTCCCCATGTTGTGATCGAGTTGTCCAGCAGTGAGGAAGTTAAACGGATGGTCGAAATCAATCTCGGGGCTGCCATCATTTCCAGATTGTCAGTCACTTCTGAACTGCGTACAGGCACATTAAAAATGATCCATATTCCCGAGCTGGAAGTTAGTCATCCGGTAGGGGTGATTTATAAATCCGGCCGCTATCTAAACTCAGCAATGCAGCAATTTTTAAGCGATCTAAAGGGGATGCCAGAGACGAATTTCACCAGTTCTGAATAA
- a CDS encoding chemotaxis protein CheX has translation MKAEVINPFLESARRVIEQLIQVSPLPGNLGVKNVELVDDHIWIMIGMTGQLSGNIVFGLNEQVALRMVSAMMGGFVLTEIDEMGKSAISELGNMISGNASTILSSQGIVVDITPPQVMKSENLTTFVPQRALCIPLSVEGIGELDIQVMIS, from the coding sequence GTGAAGGCAGAAGTGATAAATCCTTTTTTGGAGTCGGCGAGACGGGTCATTGAACAATTGATCCAAGTATCTCCTTTACCCGGAAATCTCGGTGTGAAAAATGTCGAGCTGGTGGACGACCATATCTGGATTATGATCGGGATGACTGGACAGCTTAGCGGAAATATTGTGTTCGGCCTGAATGAACAGGTGGCGCTACGTATGGTATCGGCGATGATGGGCGGATTTGTGTTGACTGAAATTGATGAGATGGGAAAAAGCGCAATTTCGGAATTGGGCAATATGATTAGTGGCAATGCCAGTACAATTTTGTCCAGTCAAGGAATTGTCGTGGATATCACCCCTCCGCAGGTCATGAAATCAGAAAACTTAACCACTTTTGTGCCTCAGCGTGCCCTTTGTATTCCGCTTTCGGTGGAAGGAATCGGTGAGCTGGATATTCAGGTGATGATCTCTTAA